One part of the Mangrovibacillus cuniculi genome encodes these proteins:
- a CDS encoding tyrosine-type recombinase/integrase: protein MSLKRKKRKQVGQLVSTKQYPELPLNEALNIVIAGKKAEGLRERTLVDYVKTWGYLKDWLKKNYPDVQLVSEVTTEMIRNYVNYLKYDAVRYSGHNLIDSTNQRVGLADTTINIRLRVYRALFNFLEREELIEVNPMDKVKLLKQDIDLTNCLSDKEVKAILQQPNQRDYVGFRDFVAINVLLDSGLRINELVNLVANDIDFSTRFITLTSKQNKNRKPRIVPISSYVMKLLLQLITENQKHFRTERIFLSTYGEPLSANHLNKRLKYHAEKAGVEKKKVTAHVYRHTWAKNMILNGCDAFTLQKMGGWSDIRTMRRYIQMDVSDMRSRHDDFSPINNIRKRKDH, encoded by the coding sequence TTGTCATTAAAACGGAAGAAAAGAAAACAGGTTGGTCAGTTAGTAAGTACTAAACAGTATCCTGAATTACCACTGAATGAAGCTTTAAATATCGTAATTGCTGGTAAGAAAGCAGAAGGTTTAAGGGAAAGGACATTGGTTGATTACGTTAAAACATGGGGTTATTTAAAAGATTGGTTAAAGAAGAACTATCCTGATGTACAACTGGTTAGCGAAGTAACAACTGAAATGATTAGAAATTACGTCAATTACTTAAAGTATGATGCAGTTCGATACAGTGGACATAATTTAATTGACTCCACAAATCAACGTGTTGGACTAGCTGACACAACCATTAATATTAGGCTTCGTGTATATCGTGCTTTATTTAACTTCTTGGAACGTGAAGAATTAATTGAAGTGAATCCAATGGACAAAGTAAAGCTTTTGAAGCAAGACATTGATCTTACTAATTGTCTTTCTGATAAAGAAGTGAAAGCTATCCTTCAGCAACCCAACCAGCGTGACTATGTTGGCTTTAGAGATTTTGTTGCAATAAATGTGTTGTTGGATAGTGGGTTAAGGATAAATGAACTTGTTAATCTAGTTGCAAATGATATTGATTTCTCAACACGTTTTATTACTTTAACAAGTAAGCAAAACAAGAACAGAAAGCCAAGGATAGTTCCAATTTCATCATATGTCATGAAGTTACTTCTTCAATTAATTACAGAAAATCAAAAACATTTTAGGACTGAAAGGATTTTTCTCTCAACATATGGTGAACCACTTTCAGCAAATCACTTAAACAAAAGGTTAAAATACCATGCTGAAAAAGCTGGAGTTGAGAAGAAGAAAGTAACTGCACACGTTTACCGTCATACATGGGCTAAAAACATGATACTAAATGGCTGCGATGCATTTACACTTCAAAAGATGGGGGGATGGTCAGATATTAGAACAATGAGAAGGTATATTCAGATGGATGTATCAGATATGCGTTCAAGACATGATGACTTTTCCCCAATAAACAATATTAGAAAAAGAAAAGATCATTGA
- a CDS encoding HesB/IscA family protein, with amino-acid sequence MENPIVILTESAASQIKEMMVHNEEEGSLLRVHVKGGGCSGLTYGMGLEQEQLDTDYPDEQYGVKILVNKEDAPILRGTKIDYKQSLMGGGFTIDNPNAIANCGCGSSFRTATEAGKPEEC; translated from the coding sequence GTGGAAAATCCAATTGTCATTCTAACAGAGTCTGCGGCTAGCCAGATTAAAGAGATGATGGTTCATAATGAGGAAGAAGGTTCATTACTTCGTGTACATGTAAAAGGTGGAGGGTGCTCTGGTCTAACATATGGAATGGGATTAGAGCAAGAACAATTAGATACTGACTACCCAGACGAACAATACGGTGTGAAGATTCTAGTGAACAAAGAAGACGCACCAATTTTACGTGGGACGAAAATAGATTACAAGCAGTCACTAATGGGTGGCGGCTTCACCATCGACAACCCGAATGCCATTGCAAACTGTGGGTGTGGGTCATCCTTCCGTACAGCGACGGAAGCAGGAAAGCCGGAAGAATGTTAA
- a CDS encoding DUF2225 domain-containing protein, with translation MESISPLFDRTISCPLCKTTYKTKKIRSRFVKIEKHESDFRPIYSDPSINPTYYNVHVCSSCGYSHTDEFSKHMVPVIKSELEQKISAHWQKQYFGEERSTQDAIRAYKLAIINATIKREKKVTLAGLFLRVAWLYRELNQEEEEQRFLKLSASCYEESYLNDDFSGTQMSDVKVLYMIAELSRRCGNETKAVKYLSKVIEKQNTTTDRKIIDMAKEQWYEYRENRKKEQAN, from the coding sequence ATGGAGAGCATTTCGCCATTATTTGACCGTACTATATCTTGTCCTCTATGTAAAACTACTTATAAAACGAAAAAAATACGATCCCGCTTCGTAAAAATTGAAAAACATGAATCTGACTTTCGCCCTATCTACTCAGATCCTTCTATAAACCCAACATACTATAATGTTCATGTTTGTTCTTCTTGTGGATACAGTCATACGGATGAATTTTCTAAACACATGGTACCTGTTATTAAAAGTGAACTAGAACAAAAAATATCTGCTCACTGGCAAAAACAATACTTTGGGGAAGAAAGATCCACACAAGATGCCATAAGAGCTTATAAACTAGCAATTATTAATGCAACGATCAAACGTGAGAAAAAGGTAACACTTGCGGGATTATTTCTTCGAGTAGCCTGGTTATATAGAGAATTAAACCAAGAAGAAGAAGAACAAAGGTTTTTAAAATTATCTGCAAGTTGCTATGAGGAATCTTACTTAAATGACGACTTTAGTGGAACGCAGATGTCCGATGTGAAAGTGCTATACATGATTGCAGAGCTGTCTAGAAGATGTGGTAATGAAACGAAAGCCGTAAAATATTTATCCAAGGTAATTGAAAAACAGAACACCACAACTGACCGTAAAATTATTGATATGGCGAAGGAACAATGGTATGAGTACCGTGAAAACCGAAAAAAAGAGCAAGCTAATTAA
- a CDS encoding YuzB family protein produces the protein MKPIIEFCISNLASGAQKAMEILEKDPNLDVIEYGCLGYCGICARSMYAMVNGDIVEADTPEALVDAVYEYLEENPMF, from the coding sequence ATGAAGCCAATAATTGAATTTTGTATAAGTAACCTAGCGAGTGGTGCACAAAAAGCGATGGAAATCCTAGAAAAAGACCCGAATTTAGACGTGATTGAATATGGTTGTCTAGGTTATTGTGGAATTTGTGCAAGATCCATGTATGCGATGGTGAATGGAGATATTGTAGAAGCAGATACTCCGGAGGCATTAGTAGATGCTGTTTATGAATATTTAGAAGAAAATCCAATGTTTTAA
- a CDS encoding NAD(P)/FAD-dependent oxidoreductase — MKNLVLLGGGYGNMRVLLRLLPNQLPDDVTITLIDKVPYHCLKTEYYALAAGTISDQHVRVAFPEHPRLKVIYREVTNINVNDRVIELNNHEPIPYDDLIIGLGCEDKYHNVPGAKEFSHSIQSIGASRKTYELISNLPAEATVSIVGAGLSGVELASELKESRGDLKINLFDRGSIILSTYPRRLSEYVQGWFVSNGVNVYNKSNITKVEEGALYNHDERIPSDVIVWTAGIQPIEVVRNMNVETDAQGRVVITKHHNLPGNEHVYVVGDCASLPYAPSAQLAEGQAEQIVQVLVKRWRNEPLPEELPRIKLKGVLGSLGKKHGFGLVNERAITGRMARLLKSGVLWMYRYHNG, encoded by the coding sequence ATGAAGAACTTAGTATTATTAGGTGGCGGTTATGGAAACATGCGGGTTTTACTGAGACTTTTACCAAACCAGTTACCTGATGATGTTACTATTACGTTAATTGATAAAGTGCCCTATCATTGCTTAAAAACGGAATATTATGCTCTTGCAGCTGGTACAATATCTGACCAACATGTACGAGTAGCTTTTCCTGAGCATCCTCGACTAAAAGTTATCTATCGTGAAGTAACGAACATTAATGTAAATGATAGAGTGATAGAGTTAAATAATCACGAACCAATTCCTTACGACGACTTAATCATTGGATTAGGTTGTGAAGATAAATACCATAACGTACCGGGTGCAAAAGAATTTTCACATAGTATCCAAAGTATCGGTGCTTCTCGTAAAACATATGAACTAATCTCTAACTTACCGGCTGAGGCTACAGTTTCCATCGTCGGAGCAGGTCTAAGTGGAGTAGAGCTGGCAAGTGAGCTAAAAGAAAGCCGAGGCGACCTAAAGATAAATCTCTTTGACAGAGGAAGCATTATCCTTTCTACTTATCCAAGAAGATTAAGTGAATATGTACAAGGTTGGTTTGTATCCAATGGAGTTAATGTTTATAACAAATCTAATATCACAAAGGTGGAAGAAGGCGCACTTTATAACCATGACGAGCGAATTCCAAGTGATGTAATTGTATGGACAGCTGGAATTCAACCGATTGAAGTAGTAAGAAATATGAACGTAGAAACGGATGCACAAGGAAGAGTAGTAATTACGAAACATCACAACTTACCAGGCAATGAACATGTGTATGTGGTTGGAGATTGTGCAAGTTTACCTTATGCTCCAAGCGCGCAACTAGCAGAAGGACAAGCAGAACAAATTGTTCAAGTACTTGTAAAAAGATGGAGAAACGAACCGCTTCCAGAAGAATTACCAAGAATTAAGCTAAAAGGTGTACTAGGTTCACTTGGTAAAAAGCACGGATTTGGTTTAGTAAACGAACGAGCAATCACAGGCAGAATGGCCCGCTTACTAAAATCGGGCGTTCTATGGATGTATCGTTATCATAATGGATAA